One Cystobacter fuscus DSM 2262 genomic window carries:
- a CDS encoding S8 family peptidase, translated as MRATRNVLFLGSVLSLAACGGNEMDMAVEPEELGQGVAPLHQAVPGMRLEGEYIVKLRDGAQARSVAAVLGVSPNLVYTQAVNGFSVTLNETQLRALRHNPNVEYVEEDQFVSTTASQTGATWGLDRIDQTSSTLNSTYSYTSTGAGVHAYIIDTGILTSHSNFGGRATAVYDALGGNGQDCNGHGTHVAGTVGSSTYGVAKGVSLHGVRVLDCNGSGSNSGVIAGIDYVRTKHVKPAVANMSLGGGYSSTINTAVTNLANAGVFVAVAAGNDNADACNYSPASAPVVTTVAATTKTTARASYSNYGSCVDIYAPGSSITSTWSNGSTNTISGTSMASPHVAGVAALYKATYGDASQATIDAWLKNNATSNAVTSNISGTPNKLLNKGSL; from the coding sequence ATGCGCGCGACGCGTAATGTGCTGTTCCTTGGCTCTGTGCTGTCCCTGGCGGCTTGCGGTGGTAATGAGATGGATATGGCGGTCGAGCCCGAGGAGCTCGGCCAAGGCGTGGCACCGTTGCATCAGGCCGTTCCGGGCATGCGCCTGGAGGGTGAGTACATCGTGAAGCTGAGGGATGGGGCGCAGGCCCGCTCCGTGGCGGCCGTCCTGGGCGTCTCGCCGAACCTCGTGTACACGCAGGCCGTCAATGGCTTCTCGGTGACGCTGAACGAGACCCAGTTGCGCGCCCTGCGCCACAATCCCAACGTCGAGTATGTCGAGGAGGACCAGTTCGTCTCGACGACCGCCTCCCAGACGGGCGCCACCTGGGGCCTGGATCGCATCGACCAGACCTCCAGCACGCTCAACAGCACCTATTCGTACACCAGCACGGGCGCCGGTGTGCACGCGTACATCATCGACACGGGCATCCTGACGAGCCACTCGAACTTCGGTGGCCGCGCCACCGCCGTGTATGACGCGCTCGGCGGCAACGGCCAGGACTGCAACGGTCACGGCACCCACGTGGCCGGCACGGTGGGCAGCTCCACCTACGGCGTCGCCAAGGGCGTCTCCCTGCACGGCGTGCGCGTTCTGGACTGCAATGGTTCTGGCTCCAACTCGGGTGTCATCGCCGGCATCGACTACGTACGCACCAAGCACGTCAAGCCGGCCGTGGCCAACATGAGCCTGGGCGGTGGCTACTCCTCCACCATCAACACGGCGGTGACCAACCTGGCCAACGCGGGCGTGTTCGTCGCCGTGGCCGCGGGCAATGACAACGCCGACGCCTGCAACTACTCGCCAGCCAGCGCCCCGGTCGTCACCACGGTGGCCGCGACCACCAAGACCACCGCCCGCGCCTCGTACTCCAACTACGGCAGCTGCGTGGACATCTACGCCCCGGGCTCCAGCATCACCTCGACCTGGTCCAACGGCAGCACCAACACCATCAGCGGCACCTCCATGGCCTCTCCGCACGTGGCCGGCGTGGCCGCGCTCTACAAGGCGACCTATGGTGACGCCTCCCAGGCCACCATCGACGCCTGGCTGAAGAACAACGCCACCAGCAACGCCGTCACCAGCAACATCTCCGGCACGCCCAACAAGCTGCTCAACAAGGGCTCGCTGTAA
- a CDS encoding alpha/beta hydrolase — MKATAGSRILVALLLSMAWSFSAQAQSLTSFTATYRGGSGAICGTTYSIIGKEPLSSQSRYPVFIYTVGTTEGFDHSSAMAAVEEMASRGYVAATVEYDNATFGTCSTLESRARCIFDSTRSTSAINTICSRAKADCSKGVVVAGFSQGSIMAILAKNHDDRVRAAYGLGAGVEYSVYDLRSCVANGNRSLPGDRLRVVNGENDAFMGSTELTVRSQIQAMTGLSCPLATSCFRDNGSGWYIVENSEASDGVADHCYMRQGSCVGLTLDQKWRTGTYDWSLRTNLNWLTQFTQP, encoded by the coding sequence ATGAAAGCGACGGCAGGTTCCAGGATCCTCGTTGCGCTGCTCTTGTCCATGGCGTGGAGCTTCTCCGCCCAGGCCCAGAGTCTGACCAGCTTCACGGCGACGTACAGGGGCGGCAGTGGCGCCATCTGTGGCACGACGTACAGCATCATCGGCAAGGAGCCGTTGTCCTCGCAAAGCAGATACCCGGTGTTCATCTACACGGTGGGCACCACGGAGGGGTTCGATCATTCCTCGGCGATGGCCGCCGTCGAGGAGATGGCGAGCCGCGGCTATGTCGCGGCCACCGTCGAGTATGACAACGCCACCTTTGGCACCTGCTCCACGCTCGAGAGCCGCGCCAGGTGCATCTTCGATTCGACCCGCTCGACCAGCGCCATCAACACGATCTGTTCGCGCGCCAAGGCGGATTGCTCCAAGGGCGTGGTCGTGGCCGGATTCAGCCAGGGGTCCATCATGGCCATCCTGGCCAAGAACCATGACGACCGGGTGCGGGCCGCCTATGGGCTGGGAGCGGGCGTCGAGTATTCCGTCTACGATCTCCGCTCCTGCGTCGCCAATGGCAACCGCTCATTGCCGGGAGACCGGCTCCGGGTCGTGAATGGAGAAAACGACGCGTTCATGGGCTCGACCGAGCTCACCGTGCGCAGCCAGATCCAGGCCATGACGGGGCTGTCCTGCCCGTTGGCGACCTCCTGCTTCCGCGACAACGGCAGCGGCTGGTACATCGTGGAGAATTCCGAGGCCTCGGATGGAGTCGCCGACCACTGCTACATGCGTCAGGGAAGCTGCGTTGGCCTGACGCTGGACCAGAAGTGGCGCACGGGGACCTACGACTGGTCATTGAGGACCAACCTGAATTGGCTGACGCAGTTCACCCAGCCCTAG
- a CDS encoding IclR family transcriptional regulator — MGLLHDPDEEEAKDRQFVTALARGLEVLRAFTPHTPLLGNRELAASTGLPKPTISRLTHTLTRLGYLKYSERSGKYQLGTGVLSLGYAALSSMDARQMARPLMQEMAHQVNAMVSLGTRDRLSMVYVEHCRSPSAVTVRLDVGARIPLATTAMGRALLATLPELEQRVMMERIARQEPDQWPRLRDGIEQALEEYRTHGFTLSVGEWTSDVNAVGVALIPPDGSQVLAFNCGGPSCQLSRERLMNDLGPRLVDLVRGVEAGLLRR; from the coding sequence GTGGGACTCCTGCACGATCCGGACGAGGAAGAGGCCAAGGACCGCCAGTTCGTGACGGCACTGGCGCGCGGGCTCGAGGTGCTCCGTGCGTTCACGCCTCACACCCCGCTGCTCGGCAACCGGGAGCTCGCGGCGAGCACCGGCCTGCCCAAGCCGACCATCTCCCGACTGACCCACACCCTGACCCGACTCGGCTATCTCAAATATTCGGAGCGCTCGGGAAAGTACCAGCTCGGCACGGGAGTGCTATCGCTGGGCTACGCGGCGCTCTCCAGCATGGACGCCCGCCAGATGGCCAGGCCCCTGATGCAGGAGATGGCCCACCAGGTCAACGCCATGGTCTCCCTGGGCACCCGAGACCGGCTCAGCATGGTGTACGTCGAGCACTGCCGCTCCCCCTCCGCGGTGACCGTGCGCCTCGACGTGGGCGCACGCATTCCGCTGGCGACCACGGCCATGGGGCGGGCGCTGCTCGCCACCCTGCCCGAGTTGGAGCAACGTGTGATGATGGAGCGCATCGCCAGGCAGGAGCCGGACCAGTGGCCGCGCCTGCGCGACGGCATCGAGCAAGCCCTCGAGGAGTACCGGACCCATGGGTTCACGCTCTCCGTCGGTGAATGGACGTCGGATGTGAATGCCGTGGGTGTCGCCCTCATCCCGCCCGATGGCAGTCAGGTCCTGGCGTTCAACTGCGGCGGCCCCTCGTGCCAGCTGTCTCGCGAGCGCCTCATGAATGACCTCGGCCCTCGTCTGGTGGACCTCGTCCGCGGCGTCGAGGCAGGACTCCTGCGCCGCTGA
- a CDS encoding cupin domain-containing protein has protein sequence MKKIDLSAVPVQTGSSYPPPFDSPCNAQSFQRLARHAGLTRFGVNLTVIEPGAWSSQRHWHSHEDEFIWVLEGELTLVTDAGEEVLRPGDCVAFKRGDPDGHHLINKSGRPAKVLEIGNSDPQDRCVYSDIDMVAEPGRARYIHRDGTPYPVKG, from the coding sequence ATGAAGAAAATCGACCTGTCCGCCGTGCCCGTCCAGACCGGAAGCAGCTATCCGCCGCCCTTCGACTCGCCCTGTAACGCTCAATCCTTCCAGCGGCTGGCGCGCCACGCGGGTCTGACCCGGTTCGGCGTCAACCTGACCGTCATCGAGCCCGGCGCCTGGTCCAGCCAGCGGCACTGGCACAGCCACGAGGACGAGTTCATCTGGGTGCTGGAGGGCGAGCTGACGCTGGTCACCGACGCCGGCGAAGAGGTGTTGCGCCCCGGCGACTGCGTCGCCTTCAAGCGAGGAGACCCCGATGGCCACCACCTGATCAACAAGTCCGGCCGCCCGGCCAAGGTGCTCGAGATCGGCAACTCCGACCCACAGGACCGCTGCGTGTATTCGGACATCGACATGGTCGCCGAGCCGGGCAGAGCGAGGTACATCCACCGGGATGGGACGCCGTATCCCGTGAAGGGATAG
- a CDS encoding App1 family protein: MANPLVRLTRRTVGGAKRLKRRAKKRLGLFDPLQILPFRGYGTRECLVVSGRLLEREGVIHDADEAAASEDATRASNGRLDNLRASIRRFRSDEIPDARIAVRFGPVRQEAVTDEEGFFRLELPLPEPVEPGWKEVELELLESMAGSEGIRAKAHVFVPPDEAEFGIISDVDDTVILTRATHRLRMIHTVLFNDARSRKPFPGVAAFYRALEQGPDGKGINPIFYVSRSGWNLYDLLDAFFEVQDVPHGPLFLTDISLIEPKSKALGEGQDKLTRIRGLLETYPSLPFVLIGDSGQQDPEVYGTIVREHPGRIRAVYIRDVTGPRRDQEVRAQMEQLRALGVPALAVGDSCEAARHAVDQGLIGRSALSLIEESSRADEAPEKVSDESHEGGSTRIL, encoded by the coding sequence ATGGCGAATCCACTCGTTCGACTCACTCGCCGTACGGTGGGCGGGGCCAAGCGCCTCAAGCGCCGGGCCAAGAAGCGCCTCGGGCTGTTCGATCCGCTGCAGATTCTGCCCTTCCGCGGCTACGGCACCCGTGAGTGCCTCGTCGTCAGCGGCCGGCTCCTCGAGCGAGAGGGCGTCATCCATGACGCCGACGAGGCGGCGGCCTCGGAGGACGCCACCCGCGCGAGCAACGGGCGCCTCGACAACCTGCGCGCCTCCATCCGGCGCTTCCGCAGCGATGAGATTCCGGATGCACGCATCGCGGTCCGCTTCGGCCCGGTCCGCCAGGAGGCCGTCACCGACGAGGAGGGCTTCTTCCGCCTGGAGCTGCCGCTGCCCGAGCCCGTGGAGCCTGGCTGGAAGGAGGTGGAACTCGAACTCCTCGAGTCGATGGCTGGCTCCGAGGGCATCCGAGCGAAGGCGCACGTCTTCGTGCCGCCCGACGAGGCGGAGTTCGGAATCATCAGCGACGTGGACGACACGGTCATCCTCACCCGCGCCACCCACCGGCTGCGGATGATCCATACCGTCCTCTTCAACGATGCGAGGAGCCGCAAGCCTTTCCCTGGCGTGGCCGCCTTCTACCGCGCTCTGGAGCAGGGCCCGGATGGCAAGGGCATCAACCCTATTTTCTACGTCTCGCGCAGTGGCTGGAACCTCTATGATCTGCTGGACGCCTTCTTCGAGGTCCAGGACGTCCCGCACGGGCCGCTCTTCCTCACCGACATCTCCCTCATCGAGCCGAAGTCGAAGGCCCTCGGCGAGGGCCAGGACAAGCTGACGCGCATCCGCGGGCTGCTCGAGACCTACCCTTCGCTGCCCTTCGTCCTCATCGGGGACAGCGGCCAGCAGGACCCGGAGGTGTACGGCACCATCGTCCGTGAACATCCGGGCCGCATCCGCGCCGTCTACATCCGCGACGTCACCGGCCCCCGGCGCGACCAGGAGGTGCGAGCACAGATGGAGCAGCTGCGCGCGCTCGGAGTCCCCGCGCTGGCGGTGGGGGACTCCTGCGAAGCGGCAAGGCACGCGGTGGACCAGGGACTTATCGGTCGCTCCGCCCTCTCCCTCATCGAGGAGTCCTCGCGCGCGGACGAGGCGCCGGAGAAGGTGTCAGACGAATCGCATGAGGGCGGGTCGACACGAATCCTTTGA
- a CDS encoding SRPBCC family protein, translating into MADPGTPAHPAPTSLTRSRVAWVGVICGVLYGLLARLVFGLKVLQGPFAVMSVAFIFGVPFSLGFLAVALGERDGTWSWGRRLTAPWVPALVSLAAALVLAWEGIICIALWLPLFLLMSSLGGAAAGLVARWRHARGPRQGRLMATVLVLPFLAAPLESRLAAATQLREVDTAIDIDAPPATVWRHIIRVPAFRSEEHRVAFSHVIGFPRPVEATLSHEGVGGVRHATFERGVLFVETVTTWEPERELAFSIRADPGTIPPSALDEHVTVGGPYFDVLDGRYRLEPLGAGRVRLHLSSTHRLSTHFNSYSGAWTDFVMRDVQRYILGILKERCEREAGTGKLAHPSP; encoded by the coding sequence ATGGCAGATCCCGGCACCCCCGCTCACCCCGCGCCGACTTCCCTCACTCGCTCTCGCGTGGCCTGGGTCGGAGTGATCTGTGGGGTGCTCTACGGCTTGCTCGCGCGACTCGTCTTCGGGCTGAAGGTGCTCCAGGGCCCCTTCGCGGTGATGAGCGTGGCGTTCATCTTTGGCGTGCCCTTCTCGCTCGGCTTCCTGGCGGTGGCGCTCGGGGAGCGGGACGGCACGTGGTCATGGGGGCGGCGGCTCACGGCTCCCTGGGTGCCGGCCCTGGTGTCGCTCGCGGCGGCACTGGTGCTCGCCTGGGAAGGCATCATCTGCATTGCCCTCTGGCTGCCGCTCTTCCTGCTGATGTCCAGCCTGGGAGGTGCCGCCGCGGGGCTCGTGGCGCGGTGGCGCCACGCACGCGGACCGCGGCAGGGGCGCCTCATGGCGACGGTGCTCGTCCTGCCGTTCCTCGCCGCCCCCCTGGAAAGCCGGCTGGCGGCGGCCACGCAGCTGCGGGAGGTGGACACCGCCATCGACATCGACGCGCCGCCGGCCACCGTCTGGCGCCACATCATCCGCGTGCCCGCCTTCCGGTCCGAGGAGCACCGTGTCGCGTTCTCGCATGTCATCGGCTTTCCCCGCCCCGTGGAGGCCACGCTCTCCCACGAGGGGGTGGGAGGGGTTCGCCACGCCACCTTCGAACGAGGCGTCCTCTTCGTGGAGACCGTCACCACCTGGGAGCCCGAGCGCGAGCTCGCCTTCTCCATCCGCGCGGACCCCGGCACCATCCCGCCCTCCGCGCTCGACGAGCACGTCACCGTGGGCGGTCCGTACTTCGACGTGCTCGATGGACGCTACCGACTGGAGCCCCTGGGAGCGGGGCGCGTGCGGCTCCACCTCTCCAGCACACACCGGCTCTCCACCCACTTCAATTCGTACTCGGGCGCCTGGACGGACTTCGTCATGCGCGACGTCCAACGCTATATCCTTGGCATCCTCAAGGAGCGCTGCGAGCGCGAGGCGGGCACGGGAAAGCTCGCTCACCCGTCCCCTTGA